The genomic DNA TTAAAATTAAAATGAATGAAGATAAAGGTTTATTTAATTTTGGTTTTGGGTCTACATTTAAAAGCTTAGAAACACTGCCTCAAGCTTTAAAAAACATAGAAAATGCTAAGAAATTAAGTAATAAAGAAAATGCACAAGCTAGTAAAATGAGTGAAAGTGCCTTTGCAAAATCTAGCGAAAACATGCTTGAGAAAGTAGGCTTTAGTTACGACGGAAAAACGTTTAATCGCTTTTTTAAAGAAGAAATAAACGAACCTTCTCAAGAAGAAATAGATGCTTTAAATAATGAAATGAATGAAATGGGAAGCATGAAAAGTGTATTTGAAGAAATGTCTTATACATTAGTATATAATTTCCCAAAGCGAATAAAATCTGTTTCAAATAAGAATGCTAAAATAAGTAACAACAGAAAAACAGTTAGTTTAAAAATGAATTTTATGGAGATGATAGAGTCTCCAAAAGAAACTAATTTAACTGTTACATTAGAAGATTAAATTGTGAATAAAAACATACAATTACAAGACTTAGGTACTAAAGACTTTAAAGAAACTTGGGATTATCAAGAAGCGTTATTTAAAGGTATATTAGATACAAAAATCAAAAACAGAAGAGAAGACGCAGGATTAGATACAAATAATTACTTTTTATTTGTAGAGCATCCACATGTCTATACCTTAGGTAAAAGTGGTGATATGTCTAATTTGTTGCTTGACGAACAGCAATTAAAAGACAAAGGTGCTACTTTTTATAAAATAAATCGTGGTGGTGATATTACGTATCATGGACCAGGCCAAATTGTAGGCTATCCTATTTTAGATTTAGATAATTTTTTTACAGACATACATAAGTATTTACGTTTGTTAGAAGAGATGATAATACTTACACTTGGCGAGTATGGCTTAAAAGCCGAACGATCTCCTGGTGAAACAGGCGTTTGGTTAGATGTTGGAACACCATTTGCTCGTAAAATTTGCGCAATGGGAGTTCGTGCTAGTCGTTGGGTTACTATGCATGGTTTTGCACTTAATGTGAATGCTAATTTGGGATATTTTGATAATATTATACCATGCGGAATTCGTGGTAAGGCAGTAACTTCTCTTAATGTTGAATTAGGAAAAAAAGAAGTTGATGAAGCTGAAGTTAAAACAAAGCTTTTAAAACATTTTACTACCTTATTTGATGCAGAAATGATAAGCAAATAAACGCTTTAATGTAACTGTATTAGTATTAAAATATAAGTCGTTATTTTACTTAAATTTATTTTTAAATTAGTAAAATAGCGACTTTTTTTATTTATAATGATAGATCAAAAAAATGTAATCTAGTAGAGTTTTTTTTTCTCTCTCTTGTAAAAATTATTGAAAATATAATGGTTTAAAATCTTATAAAAGATGTAAGGGGTTTTATTTGTATTACTATTCTTACTAATCAGTGTTAAAATTTTAATTTAATAACATAACTCATTGGTTTTTATTATTTTAGCGGTATATTTTTGTTTAAATGCCCTTAAACTTAACCACATGATTATGAGATTAACTAGATTACTTTTTTTATTATTTGTTTTTTGTACAACTGCTGTTTTTTCACAGGTAGGAATTGGTACAGTAAACCCAGATGCTTCCTCTGCTTTAGATATTAGTTCTACCACGCAAGGATTATTAGCTCCTAGAATGACAACTGCCGAAAGATTGGCAATTACTACTCCAGCAAATGGTTTGTTGGTTTACGATATTACAACTCTTTCTTTTTATTATTTTAACGGTACAAATTGGGTAGAAGTATTGTCTACAACAGTTCCTGCCAGAGATAATTATAAATTGGTTAAAGATATTACAGACTTGGCAGATGAGTTAACTGCTGGTGGTGGTTCACAATATCAATTAAATTCAGATTTTTTATATGAAATTAATGGTACCATTGTTTTTGATTATCCAATAGATTTAAATGGTGCCAATATAATAGGTAGAGATACTAGCCAGGATATTATTGTTAATGGTTTTTCTGGAGCACTATTTTCTGGTGGAAATGGCGGCCGACTTAAAGATTTGTTAATTAGCGGTGGAGGACAACCAGTTTTTAATATTACTAGTGATGGTTCACAAAGTTTAATAGGTTATAGTGTTGTTATAAATAATGCCTCTTCATTAGGTACTTTAAGTAATTTTGGTACTGTTTTTTTTGAGGTTTTACAAGTTATAAATACAAATAACGGTTTTACTTTTTCTAATATAAATTCTTTATTTATGGAAAAAGTGTTTTGGACAGAAACTAATACCGGTACATTTTTAACACTTACAGGAACGTTTCAAAATTTACAAATTGCTAATGGTAGAATTGTTGTAGATACTGGAGAAACTGGTTTAAATGTTAGCTCAAACCCAACAATTGGTTCTTCGGCATCTTTAACCGGTATAAATTTTACAGGAGCAGGAAATAAAGTACAAGGTTATACAGCAAATACATATACAGGCTATGACTTTACAAATTTTTGGGATGTTGACTGTCAAGGTATACCTCAAGAGACAGATAACAATGCAATTGGTGATTATAACTTAAGCTTTAATACAGGAACTGGTGCATTTACAACTTATACAGGTTCAGGTATTCCTGTAAAAGTTTCTGGTATTACAGCTACAAATAATTTATTTAGATTTAGAGCGGTAGGAAATAATAGGTTGGTTTATGAAGGTAAAAGAACAAGATATTTTTCGGTAACAGCAAGTATTTCTTTTAGGGGAAATACAAACAACGATGTTTTATTATTTTACGTAGCAAAAGGAATTAGTGGTAATACAACAGCTTCACCATTGTTAGAAACAGGAACAGCTAGTGAAATAGTAACTAATTTTAATATTGGTGCGGTTCCTGTTGTAGGAACTGTACAACTATCACCAGGAGATTTTGTTGAAATCTGGACAGAAAGAGACTCTGGTGTAGGAGCTAATGTTTATGTCGCTTCTTTAAATATGGTAATACGCTAGTATTTAAAATAAATTAAATATAAAAAAGGCATCAAAAATCTAGAGGTATTTTTAAATACTAGATTTTTGATGCCTTTTTAAGTTGAATATAACTTTAATTAATCTTCAGCATTAAAAAATACTTTATAATAATGCATTTTTTTCTCTTCGTCATAACCACGTTCTAAATATTCTTGTGCTGCATCTGGCGCATCAATATCTAGTTTAATTTGTATGTTAGTGTCTAGTTTTATATCGGTTTTAATTTTCTTTTTGTCCTTTTTTACAACGGCTTCAGCTAAATCAAATTGATTGCGTAATAAAATATTTTGCTCACCTTCGTATTCTTTTTTAAAGTCTTCAAATAAACGAATGTGTTTTTCTTCGGTAAAAACTTCTTCTTTAAAATTTTCGACGTTTATAATTTCATTTTCTTTAAAATAGTCTATGGTTTTGGCTAAAAAAATGTTTCGTTCTTGTTCGCCATAACTTGTTTTTAAAATTTCGGTAGAAAACTCACTACACATATCTAAGTAGTTATGTGTATGGTTATTCATATCATCGGCATATTTAATATTTAAAAATTTATTTAACCAATATTGTGTATCGTAACTATTATTATCTACACTTAAAACAATGTTACCTTCCATATCTGTTTGGTTTAAAATAAGGCAACCTTTATCTACTTTTTTACTAGAAATTCCTTTTTGTACCAAGACATCGTAGCTATTATCTTCTAAATAGGTTTGAAAGAAATTAATTTTATTTTCAATTTTAAAAATCCCAATAGCATTGGTAGTCATATCTTTAAATTCTATACCTTCAAATACAGCAACTAAAACATCTCCTGTTTTTATTTGAGCAGAGTCGCTTTGCTCATATAAATGTTTTACTATGTTTTTTGAAGTTTCTACAAATGCTTCATCATCATTAAATATACTTTTAGCATAAGCATTAATTTCGTTTAACTCCACATTTGCGTGGTGATTAAAACGATAGCTTTGTACTACACTACCAAATGGTCTTAATAAAAAAGGTAGCATAAGTTCGTAGCTTTCTTCGTCGAAATGAACTTCTTGATCTGAAAAAGCATTTTTAGTATCGTTATGTTTATTGCCTACTTTATGAATTATAAATTTTGAAATGCTTGCGTTTTTACGTGTAATCATCTTAATCAATTGAAGTTTTATTCTAAAATACAATAGTAAACATTCTCTTAGAAAAAAGGAATAAAAAAAACCGAAGACTTATGTCTTCGGTTTTTTTAATATACATTTTTAATATTTATAGTTTTATATTATAAAGCTCAAGAGCATCATTATATAATATATTATGGCTTCTTGATGTGTTATTAGATGAGTCTATAATAAAATATCTAATTTTAGTTATAGCTGCATTTAACTCTCCACTAGATTGTTTAGCATAAAAGGTAAGTGTGTTAAGTCCGTAAGTAAAAGTTATTACTTGATCTTCACCACTAGTTAATGGGTAATCAAACGTCATAGGATACCATATGTCTTCTCCAAATAGTTGAAAATATACTAAAATTAGTGAACTCTCCATTACGTTTTCATTAATGTCTGTATCACTTATTTCAAATACGTTTGCGGCTCCTCCTAAATAAGTTCCAGGTGACCAAGTTATATTATCTACAGTTTTTGCAATTACATTGGCGTTACCATCTGTTCCTGCAACACCTTGTTCTCCTTGTGGTCCTTGTTCGCCATCTGCTCCATCTTCTGCAGAGCAAGAAAAGGTTAATGCTACTATTAGAGCTAATACGACATACTTTGATTTTGAAATTAATTTTTTCATGATTTCTTGTTTAAATTTATTTTATGATTAATAGTTTATTTATTATTTAATGGTTTAAAAATTGAAAGGTTAACAGATGTGAATTTTTTTTAAAGTTTTTTAAACCAAACTTCAAACTTTTTGCCAAGTACTGGTACAGGTTGTTTTTTGTTGTTAACAGCATTTATAAGTCCCATAACCCATAAAAAAGCAACAAAAAAACATCCTAAAATGCTAATTAACCAACCTAATAAAGGTATTACACCAACCACCATAAGAGATAAGCTTGTTAGAGCTATACCTAGAGATTGTTTAATGTGGTAACTGGTAAAAGTGTTTTTCTTTTCGCTATTTATTATAAAAGCGATAATGAGCCCAATAATTGTTACGTAAGCTATAATAGCAATGTTTTTTTCGTTTGTAATAGTCTGGTCTATTGAAGTTTGATTTTTCATTTTTTTTTATGATTAATAGTTTATTTATTATTTAGTGTCAACATTTTACATAAAAACCTAAACTGTTAAGTTTAGGTTTTTATGATTTTAATAGATTTTAACCTTGGTCGCAAAAATCATTACTAACGTTATTTTGAAAAGTATTATTAGATTGATTAATTGTACAAGCACTAAAACCAGTTATTGTTGATACACCAACAATAATACCGCAACCATTGCTATTAGAAATTTCACAATTGGTTACTTGTGCATAAGAACCGTTAAAAAGCGTTAAATTGGATTTGTTAGATACAAGAGTTTGCGAGGCACTACCACCATAAGAGATTTTACAATAAGAAAATTTATTTTGTACGTTGTTGCTATCTAGAATGTAAATTCCTTTCCAAGAACCAGGTGTAGTAACATGACCTGTAAAAATTATATTTTCACTTGCTGTGCCAACAGCATTAATATAAGCATTATTGTATTTAGCTACTAAAAAGCCATTTGGTGAAAATTGTAGTTTTGCGCCAGGTAATATTTTTATTCCTTTTCTAATATCTATCTCTCCATCTATATAATAATCTATGCCTTGCCATATGTGTTCAATCCCATCATCTAATTTAGATTCTCTAATAGAAACTCCATTAAATCCATTATTTGTGTAAGTGCTGTTGCTATCTATTTTTTCTACATGTTCAGCAGATACTCTCACTGCAGCACCTGAATTGTTATTAAATGTATTATTACTAAAGACATTAAGATCTGCACTATTATAATTGGTTATATGGTTCATAACAGCCAAACCAATACCATCTGTATTCTCTATTATTGTATTTTTTATACTAAGTTTACCAGTATGAATTGTTTTGAAAACAACAACTGCTGCTTTTTGATTATACCAAGTGCTATTAATAGGGCTGCTACCTGCGTTGTTAATTTTTACATAGTTTAATTTGTTTCTAACATCATTAGATTCAAAACCAACGCCTCTCCAATATCCTTTAATGTTTTGTTCGCCTTTAAAAGTAATTGGACTTTCTGCTATACCATCTGCAGATAAAGCTCCTCCTGAATTTACATATAAGCTAGTACCAGTTTTAAAAATTATTGTGGTACCAGGTTCTATTGTAACCAACGCATCGATGTTTACTTGACAGTCAACTATATAGTCTACACCATTAGAATGATTTGTTAAGATGGTATCTGTATTGTAATCGCATTCTAATGTAATAGTATTTGGCGTTACCTCTAATGGTGCCGAAGGTGTTTCGTCTATTATATCGTCTGTACTACAATTTGTTAGGCAGATTGAAAGTAAAATTAAGCTTATTTTTATTGCTTTTTTTAAAGTTTTCATAATTCAGATTTTGTTAATTATTTATATACTCTTTAATAGCACTATTTTTTTAAGGTTAACATTACTCAAAAAAAAAGCCGAAGTTTTTAGGGAAACTCCGACTTTAAACAACCTAAACTAAAAATAAAATAGACTATTAATCTATTTTTAGAGAGCTATTATTAATTAACGATTGTTTTAAAAACTGTTTAATTTGTGAGACTAATTAAATAAACTATTACAGTTTTAATAATACACCAGCATTTACTACTATTTGGCTATAATTACTTGCAATATATTTGGGTTCTAAATACACAGAGAGCATATTTGTAAATTGCCATTGTGCTCCTGCACCAATATTGGCACCAATTGCAGTATCGTTTTCTATTGTTTCGTTTTCTATAAAGTAAAAAGATGTTTGTGTTTTATAGCTTGAGAAATTTATGCCTACTACTGGATATACTTTAAGCTTATCTATAATATTAATAGTATAAGTAGCATTTACATCTATACCTAATAAATTTTGGTTATAACCTAGAAAGGTGCTGTTGCCAAAAAAATACGATATGTTTGGACTTACAGCTATTTCATTTGTGATATTAAATTCTCCTTTTATAGTAATACCAACGCTGCTTACTTTTTCGTTATAACCAATACCGCCACCAACGGCGATTTGAGAATAGAGATTTATACTTAATAATATTGTGATGATTGATATAAAAATTGTTTTCATTATAATTGTTTTCTTATTTATTAATGGTTTGTTTTAAAACATTTTCTTGTATTGCGAACTGTCTATTGTAATATTTTGTTTTTCTAGTGCTTTACATGTCATTGTTATGGTTTTAGGTTTTCTTTTAGAAGTATCTGTTATACTCATTTCTAACATTAAACCATTTATATTTTGAATCCATTGATTTTTTAATTTTGTTTTTTGTGATGCCAATGCTTTATACAAACTAACATCCACATCGTTTGTAATCCATACAGTACCATGCATGTCTTTTCCTTTTGTTTCGTACTCTGTAGCGTTATAACCTAAAATTGTTTTTGTTTTTCCTGTTGGTTTTACGGTGTATTCTGTGTTAGTAGCAGCAGCATCTGCCATAGTTTCAAAATCTATATTCATTTTCATAGACATAACTTGTTTAGCGCCATTGTTTTCCATAAACATAAATATGGTTTTTCTTTTTGCATCTAAAACGTTTATTAAGTTAGTACCATGTGTGTCTGGTATTGTTGACCCAGTATAATCGCCATGTGTATTTAAGTAGTAGATTATTTCTGTAGTTTTTTTATCACTTGTCATTTCTAACACATATTTATGTGAAAACCTATAAGTACTCTCTGGAGTAATACTCATTCCAGAAGGACTAAAAGGAATACTACTATTTTTATTAGACTTGCTTTTTTTTCCTTTAGAAGTATTATTAAATGTAGAATCGAAAGCTTTGTTAGTTTCTTTTTCGGCTTTTTGTTCAACTTTTTTTTCTAAGGTACGTTCTACAGCTTTTTCTGCTTTATTACCAAGTTTTTTCCAAATTTGAGCTTGGCTTTTTGTGGCTAAACAAATAGCCATAATAATTAGTAAAGATTTGTAAATATTCATTGTTGTTTAAATTTTGGTTATTTACAATCTTAATGGCTTGTAATTTAAAAGGTTAACATATTTTATAAATTTCATTTAAAAACACTTAAATTAGCTTTGTAAGTGTTAACCTTTTTTTCAATACAAACATTAAATGTCAAAGCAACAAGTAGAAATTACGCTTAACGAGCTTAAAAGTGGTTCCCAAATTGCATTACGGCAAGTGTACGAAGACAATAGAGATAAGTTTATAAACTTTGCTAAACGCTATAATTTGCCACAAGATGATGTAATTGATATTTACCAGGATGCTTATGTTATATTTTATGATAATATAATGAATGGTAAAATTGAAAAGTTTACAAGTAGTATTTCTACCTATTTATTTAGTGTTGGTAAATATCTAATCTTCGATAAAATGAAAAAAAACAACAAAAAAGTAGGTTCTGGATTTGATCTTGCCATAGTTAGAGACGAAGATGAGATTATGCACACTATGGAAATTGAAGAAAAGACATTAACACGCGAGCAAGAATTGTTATACACACATTTTTCGAGTTTAGGTAAACAATGTCAAGAGTTGTTAAAGTTATTTTATTACCGAGGTTTTACTATAAAAGATATTTTAGAACTAGGCAATTACAATAGCGAAAATGTGATAAAAAGTACTAAATCACGTTGTATGAAAACCCTAAAAGAACGAATTAATAGCAAATTATAATGACTAACGACGACTTACTATATCGCTACTTTTCTAATAATTTAAGTAAAACTGAAACAGAGCAGTTGGAAAAATTATTAGAAACAGATGCTGAGTTTAAAGCTCAATTTGAATTTGAAAATAATTTAAAACGTGTAATAAAGCACAAAGAAAATAGCATATTAAAAGCTAAACTTCGGGACTTTGAAACTGAAATTGAAACACGTGATAATAAACAAACAAGTAAAAGTTTTAATTGGCGTATTGCTGCATCTATAATAATATTATTAGGTGTGAGTTGGTTTGGGTATCAAACCTTTTTTGGTGTAAATTACCAAGATTTATACAATGCAAATTATCAAGAATATCCAAATACAGAATATGCAATTACAAGAAGTGATACTGTAGATTCTCCAGAACGACGTGCATTTGTAGCTTACGAAGCTCAGGATTTTGAAAATGCTATAACGCTTTTTGAAAATTTACCAGTAGATGTTAAAAAACCTTATCATATTTTCTATAAAGCACAAGCATATTTAAAAACAGGAGAGATAGAAAAGTCTAAAGTAATTTTTAAATCTATTATTAGTGAAGGCAAACCGTTTAAAGCAGAATCGTACTGGTATTTAGCAATGATAGCATTAAAAGAGAAAGATAAAAATGAAGCTTTAAAATATTTAAAAATTTTAAAAGCAGATTATAACTATAATAAAGTAAAAGCTGAAGCACTTTTAAAAAGACTTAATTAGCTTTTTTATTTTTAAAGTAAAATAGAGCCAAAGCGATTATAAATACTAAAGACCCAATAATCCATATCCAAAGGTAATTTGATGTAGAAATTGGTTTAGTATTTCCAGAAATAACAAAACCAGACCAATAATAAGGGTGAGATAATGCATTATCTCTATTATTATTTATAAAATTGACTTGTGCAATTTGCAAGGCTTTAGGTTTTGCTTTGTTTTTAGAAAGAGCAAAGTAAAAATCATTCATTAATATTGATGCAGAAGCATCGTTAATTTTCCAAAGTGTACTTGTAATACTTTTTGCTCCACTAAAATAGAATCCACGAGCCAAACTAAGCAAACCTTCACCGCGTTTAAGTTCTCCAATACCACTATCACAAGCACTTAAGGTAACTAAATTTGCATTTAATTTAAGGTTATACAAGTCTTTTGTATAAAGTAAATTTTCAGATTGTGGTTTTGGTGAAAAAGCTAAAAAAGAATATTCTGGATTATTATCATTAAAAATGGCATGTGTTGCCATGTGTATTATTCCGTAGTTTAAACTTTTATTGGTAAAATTATTTAAACTGGCTTGATTTCCTGTAAATGCTTCTCCTTTTATATGTTTTAAAATTGCTTCAACTTCATTTTTATTATTAGGTAGTGGTAGTAACTTATTATCTTCAAACTTAAACGTAGGAGCAAAAGCTATTATTTTGTTATTTGTATTTTGATTTTCTTGTAGTTGAGATAGTAGTGTAGCAGAGTTTACATAGCTAATTCCATAATCTTCAATTAGGTAATTAATGTTTGTTTTTGAAGTGTTTAATGCCGAAAAAGGAATGTAATTTAAAAAACCATCTGCTGCAATAATTATTTTTTTCGCATTATGCTCCTTTAATATAGGTGCAATTAATTTTAGATATAGATCATGAGACTGTTGCGCGACGGTTTCTAAGTTTGATTTTGGATTGCTTATATTTTTTTGAAATGCAATAAGATTTTTGTAAAAAGAATTATTTATAGGAATTTTTAAAATATTTTTTTTGTTTTTGCTAATACCAATGGCGTATATAGCTTGTGAACCATAGAAGTATGAAATAAAAATTTCATCTTTTTTTAAAGTGTTTTGAAGTTGTTTACCCGAAACTACAGCAGTATTATATTTTAAATCGTAATAATTTTTATAATTAGATTCTAAATTTAAAATTAAATTACTGTATTGTGATTTTGTACTAAATAATTCGTCTTGTAAAGCGTCTGTGTTTTTGTTTATTATTCTTTTTTCTAAATAAGTTATTCTTGATTTTAAAAACTGTTCTTGCTCAATAATGTTTTGAGGAATGTTAGCATAGGCTGTTGCTTTTGTATTTAATAATGCTTCAATTAGTATAATGCTTTTGCTTTTTTCTGCATAAGCGAAAGCATCATCAATAAATTTTGTATTATTTGTTTTGTTATATAAGTTGTAAAGTGCATTTAATCCAGACTCAAAAACAGGAAAAGCATTGTCTATTAAAAAAAGCTTATCTGTATTATTTTTAAAGCTTGGTTTTAGCTGTTCTAAAACAGAAAGCGCTTTGTTTGTAGTTGCAATAACAGAATCTAAAGCTTTTGTGTGATTTAAAATGTTGGCTTTAGATTTTAAAGATTTAAAAAGTGTGGTTTGATTTATTGTTGAGTTTAGAGTGTCTTTACTAAATTGATAAATAGCTAGGTTATAATTAGTAATAGCTTTGTTAGGTTTTTTAATTTCACTATACAAATCGCCAAGTTTATTATATATTATAGCGACATCGTTGTGAGGTTGGTTATTCCACTTTGCTTTAACTAACTCAAGTGCTTTATCTAAGGCAACTGATGCTTCATCGTAATTTTTTGTTGCTTTGTTAATATTAGATTTAGCAATGTAATACCTGTACCAAAAAGGATGATTTTTGGTTAAGTTTACTTTCATTTTTCTTAAATAAAAATAGGCACTATCTGTTTGTTTTAAATTTATGTGATTATCTATAACGTTTTGGTATGAAGAAACAATGCGATTACTATTTTTAGTAATATTTATATAATAGTCTAAAACTTTTTGCAAGGTTAAATTAGATAGCTTGTAATTTTCTTCTTTCTTATATACATCAGAAATAAGTACATAAGTAGTATTTAAAAATTCTATATTGCTTTCAGGATTTGCATTTAAAACTCTCAAGTTTTTATTATGAAATGTTTTTGCTAATTCATATTTACCTTCATCACTGTACATTTTTCCAATAAAGTTATTAGCGCCAACATATAAGCCAAGTACATGGTTAATTTGGTTAAAATCGCGCTGAGTTTCAATATTTGAAACTAATTTTTTGAATGTCTCAAGTGCACTATCATATTTTTTTAACTCATAATTATTTAAGCCTTTTGTATAGTTTATGGTATTTAAATAATAACTTTTTAGAGGTAATGTATCTATTTGTTTTTTATAAAGGTTCACAATAGAGTCTAGTGCCACAAGATTATCACTAATAACTGCCAAATCATAATGGTAATTTGCACACCAATTTTCGCTAATTAATCCATCCATTAAACTTATAACATCATCATTTTGCGAAGCTATTTTTTCTATTTTATTAAAGTAGAAATATGCTGAGTCTTTATTTACATAATAATGTTCATTTGTTTT from Lacinutrix sp. 5H-3-7-4 includes the following:
- the lipB gene encoding lipoyl(octanoyl) transferase LipB, yielding MNKNIQLQDLGTKDFKETWDYQEALFKGILDTKIKNRREDAGLDTNNYFLFVEHPHVYTLGKSGDMSNLLLDEQQLKDKGATFYKINRGGDITYHGPGQIVGYPILDLDNFFTDIHKYLRLLEEMIILTLGEYGLKAERSPGETGVWLDVGTPFARKICAMGVRASRWVTMHGFALNVNANLGYFDNIIPCGIRGKAVTSLNVELGKKEVDEAEVKTKLLKHFTTLFDAEMISK
- a CDS encoding nucleoid-associated protein, which translates into the protein MITRKNASISKFIIHKVGNKHNDTKNAFSDQEVHFDEESYELMLPFLLRPFGSVVQSYRFNHHANVELNEINAYAKSIFNDDEAFVETSKNIVKHLYEQSDSAQIKTGDVLVAVFEGIEFKDMTTNAIGIFKIENKINFFQTYLEDNSYDVLVQKGISSKKVDKGCLILNQTDMEGNIVLSVDNNSYDTQYWLNKFLNIKYADDMNNHTHNYLDMCSEFSTEILKTSYGEQERNIFLAKTIDYFKENEIINVENFKEEVFTEEKHIRLFEDFKKEYEGEQNILLRNQFDLAEAVVKKDKKKIKTDIKLDTNIQIKLDIDAPDAAQEYLERGYDEEKKMHYYKVFFNAED
- a CDS encoding DUF4870 domain-containing protein; the encoded protein is MKNQTSIDQTITNEKNIAIIAYVTIIGLIIAFIINSEKKNTFTSYHIKQSLGIALTSLSLMVVGVIPLLGWLISILGCFFVAFLWVMGLINAVNNKKQPVPVLGKKFEVWFKKL
- a CDS encoding outer membrane beta-barrel protein, with protein sequence MKTIFISIITILLSINLYSQIAVGGGIGYNEKVSSVGITIKGEFNITNEIAVSPNISYFFGNSTFLGYNQNLLGIDVNATYTINIIDKLKVYPVVGINFSSYKTQTSFYFIENETIENDTAIGANIGAGAQWQFTNMLSVYLEPKYIASNYSQIVVNAGVLLKL
- a CDS encoding DUF4412 domain-containing protein encodes the protein MNIYKSLLIIMAICLATKSQAQIWKKLGNKAEKAVERTLEKKVEQKAEKETNKAFDSTFNNTSKGKKSKSNKNSSIPFSPSGMSITPESTYRFSHKYVLEMTSDKKTTEIIYYLNTHGDYTGSTIPDTHGTNLINVLDAKRKTIFMFMENNGAKQVMSMKMNIDFETMADAAATNTEYTVKPTGKTKTILGYNATEYETKGKDMHGTVWITNDVDVSLYKALASQKTKLKNQWIQNINGLMLEMSITDTSKRKPKTITMTCKALEKQNITIDSSQYKKMF
- a CDS encoding RNA polymerase sigma factor is translated as MSKQQVEITLNELKSGSQIALRQVYEDNRDKFINFAKRYNLPQDDVIDIYQDAYVIFYDNIMNGKIEKFTSSISTYLFSVGKYLIFDKMKKNNKKVGSGFDLAIVRDEDEIMHTMEIEEKTLTREQELLYTHFSSLGKQCQELLKLFYYRGFTIKDILELGNYNSENVIKSTKSRCMKTLKERINSKL
- a CDS encoding tol-pal system YbgF family protein, with protein sequence MTNDDLLYRYFSNNLSKTETEQLEKLLETDAEFKAQFEFENNLKRVIKHKENSILKAKLRDFETEIETRDNKQTSKSFNWRIAASIIILLGVSWFGYQTFFGVNYQDLYNANYQEYPNTEYAITRSDTVDSPERRAFVAYEAQDFENAITLFENLPVDVKKPYHIFYKAQAYLKTGEIEKSKVIFKSIISEGKPFKAESYWYLAMIALKEKDKNEALKYLKILKADYNYNKVKAEALLKRLN
- a CDS encoding CHAT domain-containing protein produces the protein MAIFTNKAYYQNFTKLTIVLIYFCTQILNAQNPDYLSNLDFYFNKTNEHYYVNKDSAYFYFNKIEKIASQNDDVISLMDGLISENWCANYHYDLAVISDNLVALDSIVNLYKKQIDTLPLKSYYLNTINYTKGLNNYELKKYDSALETFKKLVSNIETQRDFNQINHVLGLYVGANNFIGKMYSDEGKYELAKTFHNKNLRVLNANPESNIEFLNTTYVLISDVYKKEENYKLSNLTLQKVLDYYINITKNSNRIVSSYQNVIDNHINLKQTDSAYFYLRKMKVNLTKNHPFWYRYYIAKSNINKATKNYDEASVALDKALELVKAKWNNQPHNDVAIIYNKLGDLYSEIKKPNKAITNYNLAIYQFSKDTLNSTINQTTLFKSLKSKANILNHTKALDSVIATTNKALSVLEQLKPSFKNNTDKLFLIDNAFPVFESGLNALYNLYNKTNNTKFIDDAFAYAEKSKSIILIEALLNTKATAYANIPQNIIEQEQFLKSRITYLEKRIINKNTDALQDELFSTKSQYSNLILNLESNYKNYYDLKYNTAVVSGKQLQNTLKKDEIFISYFYGSQAIYAIGISKNKKNILKIPINNSFYKNLIAFQKNISNPKSNLETVAQQSHDLYLKLIAPILKEHNAKKIIIAADGFLNYIPFSALNTSKTNINYLIEDYGISYVNSATLLSQLQENQNTNNKIIAFAPTFKFEDNKLLPLPNNKNEVEAILKHIKGEAFTGNQASLNNFTNKSLNYGIIHMATHAIFNDNNPEYSFLAFSPKPQSENLLYTKDLYNLKLNANLVTLSACDSGIGELKRGEGLLSLARGFYFSGAKSITSTLWKINDASASILMNDFYFALSKNKAKPKALQIAQVNFINNNRDNALSHPYYWSGFVISGNTKPISTSNYLWIWIIGSLVFIIALALFYFKNKKAN